Proteins encoded within one genomic window of Halocatena marina:
- a CDS encoding sugar phosphate isomerase/epimerase, with protein MLTPGIQLYSLRNVDEPLPTILDRVANAGFDTVEFAYRVYEETDAVRQAIERTDLEVAGAHVGIDRLEDDFEATVDLFRSFGAETLTIPSLDAEYFQSREGIESAAARLLDIANNADAHGLDLLYHNHTHEFVDIDGTYALEHLFAMTGDRVRPQVDIGHVIRAGGDPSALLRRLGDVPQAHVVDANTETGELTRIGDGDVDLAAITSVLRDVGCACLLYEHEDTDLEDTAANLRRLCSE; from the coding sequence ATGCTTACGCCCGGTATTCAGTTGTACTCGCTCAGAAACGTTGATGAGCCGCTGCCAACGATTCTCGATCGCGTTGCCAACGCGGGCTTCGATACTGTCGAGTTCGCGTACAGAGTGTACGAGGAGACAGACGCTGTCCGTCAAGCCATCGAACGAACAGATCTTGAAGTTGCGGGCGCACACGTCGGGATCGACCGTCTTGAGGATGATTTCGAAGCGACAGTCGATCTGTTTCGATCGTTTGGAGCTGAGACGCTGACGATACCGAGTCTCGACGCCGAGTATTTCCAATCGCGCGAAGGAATCGAATCGGCGGCAGCGCGACTGCTCGACATTGCGAACAATGCGGATGCGCACGGACTGGATCTCCTCTATCACAATCACACGCATGAGTTTGTAGACATCGACGGAACCTATGCTCTTGAACACCTCTTTGCGATGACTGGCGATCGGGTGCGACCGCAGGTCGACATTGGGCACGTGATCCGTGCTGGAGGCGATCCGTCGGCACTCCTCCGTCGTCTCGGCGACGTCCCACAAGCTCACGTCGTCGACGCGAACACAGAAACCGGCGAACTCACACGAATCGGTGACGGTGATGTCGATCTCGCTGCGATAACTAGTGTCCTCCGAGATGTCGGTTGCGCGTGTCTACTGTACGAGCACGAGGATACCGATCTCGAAGATACGGCCGCGAACCTTCGTCGGCTCTGCTCAGAATAG
- a CDS encoding Gfo/Idh/MocA family protein produces the protein MSFDTVRVGIVGAGNRGQQHASEYERVDSAEIAAVADIDEEAATALAREHGTERVYTDYREMLDDAAIDAISVCVHNNLHAPVSIDALEAGKHVFCEKPMAGSYADARRMSEAAKTNNRQLGVQNVRLFEPETTAAERLISRGKLGDIAYARSVFNRRRGRPYIDGYGTPSFVHERTAGGGAVFDIGTYVIGRMLLLLGNPPVERITGQTWNFTDDQLSEEMVGDNADTYHSRLDETDYSLEDCGVGTVRLGDGTRLDVHTAWHTYAPDEPEYVAGSTGSVQLDPFEFRTTIDDYEATVDLDLENYEARHGLLESETGYDIGERLNQFDHWIQTLCGAVDPVPTGEIALRSMLIMEGIYLSEKAGRELSAEEVAERSESTAMEP, from the coding sequence GTGTCCTTTGACACCGTTCGGGTCGGTATTGTTGGTGCCGGGAACCGTGGACAACAGCATGCGAGCGAGTACGAGCGCGTTGACAGCGCGGAGATAGCGGCTGTCGCCGATATTGACGAGGAGGCAGCGACGGCACTCGCTCGTGAACACGGCACCGAGCGTGTGTACACAGACTACAGAGAGATGCTGGACGACGCCGCTATCGACGCGATTAGCGTTTGCGTCCACAATAATCTCCATGCGCCGGTTTCGATTGATGCGCTCGAAGCGGGAAAGCACGTCTTCTGTGAGAAGCCGATGGCTGGCAGTTACGCCGACGCGAGACGAATGAGTGAAGCCGCCAAAACGAACAACCGACAGCTGGGTGTCCAAAATGTTCGCTTGTTCGAGCCCGAAACAACGGCAGCGGAACGTCTCATCAGTCGTGGCAAGCTCGGAGACATTGCGTACGCTCGATCGGTGTTCAACCGTCGACGCGGTCGTCCGTATATCGACGGCTACGGAACACCGTCTTTCGTCCACGAACGAACCGCTGGTGGCGGTGCCGTCTTTGATATTGGAACCTACGTGATCGGTCGGATGCTCTTGCTCCTCGGGAATCCCCCTGTCGAGCGCATCACAGGGCAGACGTGGAACTTCACCGACGATCAGCTATCCGAAGAGATGGTTGGTGATAACGCCGACACGTACCACTCGCGCCTCGATGAAACCGATTACTCGTTGGAGGACTGCGGCGTCGGGACTGTTCGTCTCGGAGACGGAACGAGACTCGATGTTCACACAGCTTGGCACACGTACGCTCCGGATGAACCGGAGTACGTCGCCGGGAGCACCGGTAGTGTCCAACTGGACCCCTTCGAATTCCGGACGACGATTGATGATTACGAGGCCACCGTCGATCTCGATCTCGAGAACTACGAAGCCAGACATGGTCTTCTCGAAAGCGAAACAGGGTACGACATCGGCGAGCGTCTGAACCAGTTCGATCATTGGATTCAGACCCTTTGCGGTGCGGTCGATCCGGTACCGACCGGCGAAATTGCGCTTCGCTCTATGCTCATCATGGAAGGAATCTATCTCTCCGAGAAAGCGGGCCGAGAGCTTTCTGCCGAAGAAGTCGCCGAACGCTCCGAATCAACAGCGATGGAACCGTAG
- a CDS encoding glucoamylase family protein, with amino-acid sequence MTERRFISDRRRDILRAIGATGIASISSIGTAIATSDKDEQTGDQPTVGGDHRENRLRGIARRHYRFFEEFTSDIGLPDDIVDVGGDSMSRSYRTSPSNIAMYLISTVGAAALGFVPDTKARRRINTVVSTLESLEKWNGLFLRWYDIRTGQPWMETHDGTKFVSTVDNGHLTAALVVVGEAYDDDLAERARALVASQDYSSFYHPDNGQLRGGYDYESGVTDWTYGMVNSEPRVASYCAIGMGDIPDTHWWQPNRTFGPDADWTQQAAEGENRTYDGVTVFEGHYEYNGTAYVPSWGGAQFEALMPSLFIKEQELGTDGFGKNNAHWSRVQIDFAREQGWPVWGLSPCGTPDGYGTYGVPEQGAWDGHYAPGPIVTPHATFLALDYAPEAAIENVKQLRKMGIDGAYGFYDSVNAETGELTEKFYALDQGMSIAAIANHLTDGVIREYFHESDIGERPEHLLERETFSI; translated from the coding sequence ATGACTGAGCGTAGATTTATTAGCGACAGGCGCAGAGACATCCTTCGAGCCATTGGCGCGACTGGAATCGCGTCGATCTCAAGCATCGGAACTGCCATTGCGACCAGCGACAAGGACGAGCAAACGGGTGATCAACCGACAGTTGGAGGAGATCACAGAGAGAACCGACTCCGCGGCATTGCCCGCCGTCACTATCGCTTCTTCGAGGAGTTCACCTCAGATATTGGGCTTCCAGATGATATCGTCGACGTGGGCGGGGATTCGATGAGTCGGTCGTACCGGACATCTCCCTCGAACATCGCGATGTACCTCATCAGCACAGTCGGTGCAGCAGCACTCGGATTTGTCCCTGATACTAAGGCACGGAGACGAATCAACACTGTCGTCAGTACACTCGAATCGCTCGAGAAGTGGAACGGGCTGTTCCTTCGATGGTACGACATTCGGACTGGACAACCCTGGATGGAGACCCACGATGGAACGAAGTTCGTCTCTACCGTCGATAACGGCCACTTGACGGCTGCATTGGTCGTCGTTGGAGAGGCATACGACGACGACCTTGCAGAGCGTGCACGAGCACTCGTTGCGTCACAGGACTATTCATCGTTCTATCACCCAGACAACGGACAGCTGCGGGGCGGGTACGACTACGAGTCTGGCGTGACCGATTGGACGTACGGTATGGTAAACAGCGAGCCTCGCGTTGCCAGCTACTGCGCCATTGGGATGGGCGACATCCCCGACACCCACTGGTGGCAGCCCAACCGAACATTCGGCCCGGACGCCGATTGGACCCAACAAGCAGCTGAAGGAGAGAACCGAACGTACGACGGTGTCACGGTGTTCGAGGGCCACTACGAGTACAATGGGACTGCCTACGTCCCGAGCTGGGGCGGTGCGCAGTTCGAGGCGCTGATGCCTTCGCTGTTCATCAAAGAGCAGGAACTCGGAACGGACGGATTTGGAAAGAATAACGCCCACTGGTCGCGCGTTCAGATTGATTTCGCACGGGAACAAGGCTGGCCCGTCTGGGGCCTTTCACCTTGTGGAACGCCCGACGGATACGGTACGTACGGCGTGCCAGAACAAGGAGCATGGGACGGACACTACGCTCCTGGACCCATCGTCACGCCACACGCGACGTTCCTCGCACTGGACTATGCACCCGAGGCTGCCATCGAGAACGTCAAACAGCTCCGAAAGATGGGCATCGATGGAGCATACGGATTCTACGATTCAGTGAACGCCGAAACCGGCGAACTCACAGAGAAGTTCTACGCCCTCGATCAGGGAATGTCGATCGCCGCCATCGCAAACCATCTCACTGATGGCGTCATTCGGGAATATTTCCATGAGAGCGATATCGGAGAACGCCCAGAACACCTCCTCGAACGGGAAACGTTCTCAATCTGA
- a CDS encoding oligopeptide/dipeptide ABC transporter ATP-binding protein, translated as MSKTAPVVSLDDVSVHFEESTGLFDFRSEPDRVRAVDGVSLDIYSGDVVVLVGESGCGKTTLGRTAIGVQRPTAGSVTYRGQNIWDARENNGDVDIEFEKIRRSLQMVHQDPGSALNPNQKVIATLSAPLEKWHSDLSKEERHERVFELLDTVGVQPVEDYAFRYPHQLSGGEQQRIALIRSLLLNPDLVLGDEAVSALDVSLRVDMMDLMLDLRERFETSFLFISHDLANARYLAEKADGRIGIMYLGELVEIGPADQIIKQPKHPYTKVLKWATPSIHSDDDGRSIDTPVREIDIPDPVDPPAGCRFHTRCPVAREACTKEAPDLLDVAGSGQRTACFRQDSTHEYWNSPELDGTDDRIQQELDF; from the coding sequence ATGAGTAAAACAGCGCCCGTCGTTTCTCTCGACGATGTTTCGGTCCACTTCGAGGAGTCGACCGGACTGTTCGACTTCCGCTCGGAGCCAGATCGTGTTCGCGCAGTTGATGGCGTCTCGCTCGACATCTACTCGGGCGATGTCGTCGTGCTTGTCGGTGAAAGCGGCTGTGGGAAGACAACTCTCGGCCGAACCGCCATCGGCGTCCAGCGACCGACAGCTGGGTCGGTCACCTACCGTGGACAGAACATCTGGGATGCTCGTGAGAACAACGGCGATGTGGACATCGAGTTCGAGAAGATCCGACGGTCGCTTCAGATGGTCCATCAGGACCCTGGAAGCGCGTTGAATCCGAATCAGAAAGTCATTGCCACGCTGAGCGCTCCTCTCGAAAAGTGGCACTCGGATCTCTCCAAGGAGGAGCGACACGAACGTGTCTTCGAACTGCTCGACACAGTCGGTGTCCAGCCCGTCGAGGACTACGCGTTCCGGTATCCACATCAGCTTTCAGGCGGCGAGCAACAACGCATCGCGCTGATCCGGTCGCTTCTGTTGAACCCAGATCTTGTGCTCGGTGACGAAGCGGTGTCGGCACTCGATGTCTCGCTCCGGGTCGACATGATGGATCTCATGCTTGATCTCAGAGAGCGCTTCGAGACGTCGTTTCTGTTCATCAGCCACGATCTGGCGAACGCCCGCTACCTTGCAGAGAAAGCCGACGGACGCATCGGCATCATGTATCTTGGCGAACTCGTAGAGATTGGTCCGGCAGACCAAATAATCAAACAGCCAAAACACCCGTACACGAAGGTGTTGAAGTGGGCAACGCCGAGTATTCATTCCGATGACGATGGGCGATCGATCGATACGCCAGTCCGTGAGATTGACATTCCAGATCCAGTCGATCCACCTGCTGGCTGTCGGTTCCACACCCGCTGTCCTGTCGCCCGAGAGGCCTGCACGAAAGAGGCCCCCGATCTCTTGGATGTTGCGGGAAGTGGACAACGAACGGCGTGTTTCCGACAGGACTCGACCCACGAGTACTGGAATAGTCCGGAATTGGATGGTACTGACGATCGGATACAGCAAGAGCTAGATTTCTGA
- a CDS encoding ABC transporter ATP-binding protein encodes MSQQRSRLNTGRMDTVLEMQNASVTFSMDRGIARVLDDVSLDLYRHEILGIVGESGSGKSMLASAMLDAVEKPGELTGEITYYPQDGESIELVSASKKTLSNVLWEEIAMVFQGAMSSFNPTLTIRGHFRETLQAHNKNVREGMAHSRELLSDLYLDPDRVLDSYPHELSGGMSQRALIALSLLLEPAVLVMDEPTAALDLLMQRSIISLMEKLQEKYDLTVVFITHDFSLVADISDRLGVMYAFDIVEVGETNTMTSDPAHPYARALLKAVPVLEGPLDKMSAIDGQSPDPVERLNGCSYHPRCPIATERCQRTDPELHGVEGDADHVAACFHTETARDEIAIDLGWTDE; translated from the coding sequence ATGTCACAACAACGATCTCGTCTCAATACTGGTCGGATGGACACGGTTCTCGAAATGCAGAATGCATCTGTTACGTTCTCGATGGATCGAGGCATCGCGCGTGTCTTAGACGATGTCTCGCTCGATCTCTATCGCCACGAGATCCTCGGTATCGTTGGCGAGAGCGGAAGCGGCAAGTCCATGCTGGCATCAGCGATGCTCGATGCAGTTGAGAAACCTGGCGAGCTGACCGGCGAAATAACCTATTACCCACAGGATGGTGAATCGATCGAACTCGTTTCTGCCTCGAAGAAAACGCTCTCGAACGTTCTCTGGGAGGAGATTGCGATGGTGTTCCAAGGGGCAATGAGTTCGTTCAATCCCACACTCACGATCCGTGGCCACTTCAGAGAGACCCTACAGGCCCACAATAAGAACGTCCGGGAGGGGATGGCTCACAGTCGGGAACTGCTGTCGGATCTGTATCTCGATCCAGATCGCGTACTCGATTCGTACCCCCACGAACTGTCGGGTGGAATGAGTCAACGCGCACTCATTGCGCTATCGCTCCTGCTCGAACCAGCAGTGTTGGTAATGGATGAACCGACGGCCGCGCTCGATTTGCTGATGCAGCGGTCGATCATCTCCCTGATGGAGAAGCTTCAGGAGAAGTATGACCTAACGGTCGTTTTCATCACTCACGACTTCTCACTCGTCGCGGATATCTCGGATCGACTTGGAGTGATGTATGCGTTTGACATCGTCGAAGTGGGTGAAACGAACACAATGACGAGCGATCCGGCACATCCCTATGCCCGTGCGCTGCTGAAGGCGGTTCCCGTTCTGGAGGGTCCGTTGGATAAGATGTCTGCGATCGATGGACAGAGTCCCGATCCCGTCGAGCGGTTGAACGGCTGCTCGTATCATCCCCGATGTCCGATCGCAACGGAACGATGCCAGCGGACGGATCCAGAGCTGCACGGTGTCGAAGGAGACGCTGATCACGTCGCTGCCTGCTTCCACACCGAAACAGCTCGTGATGAAATAGCAATAGATTTGGGGTGGACAGATGAGTAA
- a CDS encoding ABC transporter permease, giving the protein MSHTNDDGSKPEDGPFGTTSSYSTTRSDRTRQALDEFVLTPFSIIWSDVRARLGFLIIVCYLLLGTVGVALVHSPQPNETERMLAPLQLLQYPLGADALGRGIFAQLVHSTPAMLQIMLSGGLWVITVGTTLGMIAGYKGGKLDTAIMFTSDTVMMLPGLPLLILVVTILQPKSPIVLGFILSLTGWAGLARAIRSEILSLREANYVEASRIMGLDTGYILKNDLLPNIMPYVLINLVNSMKGMIFASMGLYFLGVLPFTNLNWGIMLNNAYQQSGALYTWEAAHWLLAPMLTVMILAFGLVMFAQGCDRLFNPRVRARHEKRTTTEESNTEDSPTVMESNY; this is encoded by the coding sequence GTGAGTCATACTAACGACGACGGATCCAAGCCGGAAGACGGTCCGTTCGGGACGACGTCGAGCTACTCGACGACGCGGTCCGACCGCACTCGTCAGGCGCTCGATGAGTTCGTTCTCACGCCGTTTTCGATCATCTGGTCCGACGTTCGTGCTCGGCTCGGATTTCTCATCATCGTCTGCTACCTCCTTCTAGGAACCGTCGGTGTGGCGTTGGTCCACAGCCCGCAGCCGAATGAGACGGAACGGATGTTGGCTCCACTCCAACTGCTGCAGTATCCTCTCGGTGCCGACGCCCTCGGTCGCGGGATATTCGCACAACTAGTTCACTCGACACCGGCCATGCTGCAAATCATGCTATCGGGTGGACTCTGGGTCATCACCGTCGGCACGACCCTCGGAATGATCGCGGGATACAAAGGAGGGAAGCTCGACACCGCTATCATGTTCACTAGTGATACGGTGATGATGCTCCCAGGGTTGCCGTTGCTCATCCTCGTCGTCACTATTTTGCAGCCAAAGAGTCCGATCGTCCTCGGATTCATCCTTTCGCTCACGGGATGGGCCGGTCTCGCGCGAGCGATTAGATCGGAGATACTCTCGTTGCGCGAGGCAAACTACGTGGAAGCCTCTCGAATCATGGGGCTTGATACGGGTTACATCCTCAAGAACGATCTTCTCCCAAACATCATGCCGTACGTGCTAATCAACCTCGTTAACTCCATGAAGGGAATGATCTTCGCATCGATGGGGCTGTACTTCCTCGGTGTCCTCCCCTTCACGAACTTGAACTGGGGAATCATGCTGAACAACGCATACCAACAGTCTGGTGCGCTCTACACGTGGGAGGCGGCACACTGGTTGCTTGCACCGATGCTGACCGTGATGATTCTCGCATTCGGTCTCGTGATGTTCGCTCAAGGATGCGACAGGCTGTTCAACCCTCGCGTCAGAGCACGCCACGAAAAACGTACCACAACAGAGGAGTCGAATACTGAAGACTCACCGACGGTAATGGAGTCGAACTACTAA
- a CDS encoding ABC transporter permease has product MNTRYLVKRALYALATIYVAVSLTFFLIRLLPGGPKTYIKNKLMKSQTSMSVEEINNLAAAYTNVYPDQPLHMQYLSYMTSAVQGDFGTSVWFGEPVSQVIWRAMPWTLFLSTTTLFLGLVIGIVVGGLMAYNEGGRFDIGMTTYTLISGSIPYYMLAILLIYVFGFMWGVFPTSGAYASGVEPGFNLPFMMSVAYHATLPITSMVLVAFGGTALGLRSNAISELGADYIRAARIRALPQHRIALRYVARNAILPMYTGIMMGIASVFGGSIILEQIFGYQGVGYIMFKATMSRDYPLMMGSFILVTVATVVGIFIADVTYGMVDPRIEAGGEGRESY; this is encoded by the coding sequence ATGAATACGAGATATCTCGTCAAACGGGCACTCTATGCGTTGGCAACAATTTACGTGGCAGTAAGCCTTACATTTTTTCTCATTCGGCTACTCCCCGGTGGTCCCAAAACGTACATCAAGAACAAGCTCATGAAGAGTCAGACATCCATGTCCGTGGAGGAAATCAACAATCTCGCCGCTGCGTACACGAACGTGTACCCAGACCAGCCGCTGCACATGCAGTATCTTAGCTACATGACGTCCGCAGTGCAGGGCGATTTCGGGACATCGGTCTGGTTCGGTGAGCCGGTATCACAAGTCATCTGGCGGGCAATGCCGTGGACGCTGTTCCTCTCGACGACAACGCTGTTTCTCGGTCTGGTGATCGGGATTGTTGTCGGTGGGCTTATGGCTTACAACGAGGGAGGTCGATTCGACATCGGGATGACGACGTACACGCTGATATCCGGATCAATTCCCTACTACATGCTGGCGATTCTCCTCATCTACGTTTTCGGATTCATGTGGGGAGTCTTCCCAACGAGTGGAGCCTACGCATCTGGGGTCGAACCGGGCTTCAACCTCCCGTTTATGATGAGCGTCGCGTATCACGCAACGCTTCCGATCACGTCGATGGTGCTCGTTGCCTTCGGCGGGACGGCGCTCGGGTTGCGGAGCAACGCTATCAGTGAGCTCGGAGCGGACTACATCCGGGCGGCCCGGATCAGAGCGTTGCCCCAGCACCGAATCGCCCTCAGGTACGTCGCTCGCAACGCGATTCTCCCGATGTACACCGGGATCATGATGGGTATTGCAAGCGTTTTCGGTGGATCAATCATTCTTGAGCAGATCTTCGGATATCAAGGCGTCGGTTACATCATGTTCAAGGCGACTATGTCACGGGACTACCCCCTCATGATGGGTTCGTTCATCCTCGTGACGGTTGCCACTGTTGTCGGGATCTTCATTGCAGATGTCACATACGGAATGGTCGATCCGCGGATTGAGGCCGGAGGTGAGGGCCGTGAGTCATACTAA
- a CDS encoding ABC transporter substrate-binding protein: MGSNNESGGNGSGGGSSTTAAWIGEAGDGNLTKKHYNPLNFKEQQAAIYNYIWDPFAAQNDFTGEYYPYLITDWSVGKDAMQLQLRDGLTWWDGSKVDSKDLASTLKLEFLVNGAPETIDTISEKDKTTVEIGLKEPTNASILEQTILTKRLNIKHDVFKKYVSQYDQASSDDVQQKVREKLVNDKIGEPYGHGPWQVDQVTPGKITLKKYDKHPDADKINFPTVEFNQMGGGNQKRWGAIKTGNLDGTKSFVESSVGETFPDAIKHKNYPANWGMGLWFNHDDPVLKKRNVRWAIAHLFDRKTIAKNSDATKKPVKVPDGITNAATDKWLGDLTGKMKKYEKDTAKAERLLKKEGFTKKGGTWHEPNGKKFSLPINVPAGWSDFTLSVQTMVSQLKNFGIQSQVKTSDSSSYLSDLWPNGNFRVATYGWAAGIAYPYYTYRLTYADQEVQGAISPPDTVKIPPVGKPNGTLNTVDPNDVLGNLEKKVDKSTEKKLMQKLAWLYNYTLPCLPVQEKLDQIWYNTDGWEYPSKDDKAMTYYDGLFSWLPRQGKLKATQ; the protein is encoded by the coding sequence ATGGGATCAAACAACGAATCAGGTGGGAATGGATCCGGTGGCGGCTCCTCGACCACTGCTGCGTGGATTGGAGAGGCAGGAGACGGGAATCTCACGAAGAAACACTACAACCCGCTCAACTTCAAGGAGCAACAGGCCGCTATCTATAATTATATCTGGGATCCGTTCGCCGCGCAGAACGATTTCACTGGAGAGTACTACCCGTATCTGATCACCGACTGGTCAGTCGGGAAGGATGCGATGCAGCTACAGCTCCGCGATGGGCTGACGTGGTGGGACGGATCGAAGGTCGATTCGAAGGATCTCGCGTCCACACTGAAGCTCGAATTCCTCGTGAACGGCGCGCCAGAGACCATCGACACAATCTCGGAGAAAGACAAAACGACGGTCGAAATCGGGCTAAAAGAACCGACGAACGCGAGCATTCTCGAACAGACTATCCTCACAAAGAGGTTGAACATCAAACACGACGTGTTTAAGAAGTACGTTTCCCAGTACGATCAGGCGTCCTCGGATGACGTTCAACAAAAAGTACGTGAAAAGCTGGTCAACGACAAGATCGGTGAGCCATACGGGCATGGTCCGTGGCAGGTCGATCAAGTAACACCTGGAAAAATCACATTAAAGAAATACGATAAGCATCCGGACGCCGATAAGATCAACTTCCCGACGGTGGAGTTCAATCAGATGGGTGGTGGAAATCAGAAGCGATGGGGAGCGATAAAGACCGGGAATCTCGATGGGACGAAATCGTTCGTGGAAAGCTCTGTCGGAGAGACATTCCCCGACGCGATCAAACACAAAAACTATCCGGCCAACTGGGGAATGGGACTGTGGTTCAACCACGACGATCCGGTGTTGAAAAAACGGAACGTCCGATGGGCGATCGCCCACCTCTTCGACCGGAAGACGATCGCAAAGAACTCCGATGCGACGAAGAAGCCAGTGAAGGTTCCGGACGGTATCACCAACGCGGCGACGGACAAGTGGCTCGGTGACCTTACCGGAAAGATGAAAAAATACGAGAAGGATACGGCCAAGGCAGAGCGTCTCCTGAAAAAGGAGGGATTCACGAAGAAAGGTGGCACATGGCACGAACCGAACGGCAAGAAGTTCTCGCTCCCGATCAACGTCCCTGCCGGCTGGAGCGATTTCACCCTCTCCGTCCAGACGATGGTCTCTCAGTTGAAGAACTTCGGAATTCAATCGCAAGTGAAAACGAGCGACTCCAGTTCTTATCTCAGCGACCTGTGGCCGAACGGTAACTTCCGGGTGGCAACCTACGGATGGGCTGCGGGTATTGCCTATCCGTATTACACGTATCGGCTCACGTACGCCGATCAGGAAGTGCAGGGTGCAATTAGTCCGCCGGACACTGTGAAGATCCCACCGGTCGGGAAGCCCAACGGAACACTGAACACCGTCGATCCGAACGATGTGCTCGGCAATCTCGAAAAGAAAGTCGATAAATCCACCGAGAAGAAGCTCATGCAAAAACTAGCATGGCTGTACAACTACACTCTCCCGTGCCTTCCCGTTCAGGAGAAACTCGATCAGATCTGGTACAACACTGACGGCTGGGAGTATCCATCGAAAGACGACAAAGCCATGACGTACTACGACGGTCTGTTCTCGTGGCTTCCACGTCAAGGGAAACTGAAAGCGACCCAGTAG
- a CDS encoding Gfo/Idh/MocA family protein → MTLRIGMLGYGFMGKAHTNALDRLSLFFPDAPDVERHILVGRHAVDEAAERYDFTHTTDDWTAALDEIDVLLNLGPNHLHAEPSIAALERDIHVLCEKPLASTRDEAERMATAADASSAVSATGFNYRFVPAIQHAKRLIEAGELGDIRHFHGRYVNGYLTDETAGWSWRLSKEHAGAGALGDLGSHTIDLARYLVGDIETVTGHTRTFTNERPWGEGETRKVDVDDAYSAQVDFENGAMGILQASRQAHGETNNNNFEVHGTDGAVKFDLARLNELEVHHGDDRGFQTVLVTNDDDPYGDVWWPPGHVIGWEHTFVHEHYEFLTAIESDGKHSPDFEDGAAVQRIIDAVQRSDESGQRIVL, encoded by the coding sequence ATGACACTGCGCATCGGTATGCTCGGCTACGGCTTCATGGGGAAGGCACACACGAACGCGCTCGACCGTCTTTCGTTGTTTTTTCCCGACGCTCCGGACGTCGAACGCCACATCCTCGTTGGTCGGCACGCAGTTGATGAGGCAGCCGAGCGGTACGACTTTACCCACACGACCGACGACTGGACGGCCGCGCTCGACGAAATCGACGTCCTGTTGAATCTTGGGCCGAATCACCTCCACGCCGAACCCTCTATCGCCGCCTTAGAGCGGGACATCCACGTGCTCTGTGAGAAGCCCCTCGCGTCGACACGTGATGAGGCCGAACGAATGGCAACAGCGGCGGACGCCTCGTCTGCCGTCTCGGCAACCGGCTTTAACTACCGCTTCGTTCCTGCAATCCAGCATGCAAAGCGGCTCATCGAGGCAGGCGAGCTGGGCGACATCCGTCATTTCCATGGCCGGTACGTCAACGGGTACCTGACAGACGAAACGGCTGGTTGGTCGTGGCGACTCTCGAAGGAACACGCGGGCGCGGGTGCTCTCGGTGATCTCGGCTCTCACACCATCGATCTCGCACGGTATCTCGTCGGTGATATCGAGACCGTCACCGGCCACACACGTACATTTACGAACGAACGGCCGTGGGGAGAGGGCGAGACCCGAAAGGTCGATGTCGACGACGCCTACTCGGCACAGGTCGACTTCGAGAACGGCGCGATGGGGATTCTGCAGGCGAGTCGGCAGGCACACGGGGAGACGAACAACAACAACTTCGAAGTCCACGGAACTGATGGTGCTGTGAAATTTGATCTCGCGCGGCTCAACGAACTCGAAGTTCACCACGGTGACGACCGCGGCTTCCAGACGGTGCTTGTCACCAACGACGACGATCCGTACGGCGATGTCTGGTGGCCGCCGGGCCACGTCATTGGCTGGGAGCACACGTTCGTTCACGAACACTACGAGTTCCTCACCGCGATCGAGTCGGACGGCAAACACAGTCCTGATTTCGAGGACGGTGCTGCAGTCCAGCGGATCATCGATGCGGTCCAACGGAGCGACGAGTCAGGACAACGGATCGTACTGTAG